The window CCCCTATGCCGGCAGGACACTGAGCGGCGTAGTGCAGGAAACCTTCCTGCGCGGCCAGCGCATCGACCTCTTCGGCCGCCCGATGGGCGAACTGATCGCCAGAAAAGCGCAGGCCGGAGGAACAAGCCGGATGCAGCAATTGAGAAGGAGTGCCTGAGATGAAGATCCTTGTCGTCAACGTCAACACCAGCCAGTCAATGTCCGATGTCATCGACGCGGCCGCCAAGACCGCCGCGTCCGCCGGCACCGACATCGTCACGCTGACGCCCTTCTTCGGGCCCGAAGCGGTGGACTGCAACTTCGAGAGCTATATTTCTGCCGTCGCCGTCATGGACCGCGTGCTTGCCTATGACGAACCGTTCGATGCCGTGGTCATGGCCGGCTTCGGCGAGCATGGTCGCGATGGGCTGCAGGAACTGATCGAGCAGCCGGTGATCGAGATCTGCGAGGCCTCCGCCCATATGGCGATGATGATCGGCCGCAGCTATTCGGTTGTCACCACCTTGCAGCGTTCGGTGCCGCCGATCGAGGATAGGCTGCGGCTCTCCGGCCTTGCCGACCGCTGCGCCTCGGTGCGCGCCAACGGCATGACCACGCTGGAGGTCGATCAGGATCCCGCCGGCGCCATGCGTTCCATTGTCGAGGAGGCGCGCAAGGCGGTCGCGCAGGACCATGCCGAGGTGATCTGTCTTGGCTGCGCCGGCATGGCCGGCTTGGAGGAAGCGATCACCACCGAGCTTGGCGTGCCCGTAGTCGATGGTGTGGCCGCCGCTGTGCGGCTCGCCGAGGCAGTCGTCGGCCTTGGGCTCAAGACCAGCAAGGTCTCGACCTATGCGAAGCCGGATGCGAAGCGCATCGACGGCTGGCCCCTGTCGGAGGCGTTGGGGTTGAGACCGCGTTCGTCGGGGCTGGCGCTGCGCGCGGGAGGCCGGCGATGAACATGATCGAGAAAGGCTCGGCGCATGACGCCTACGCCATGCCCGAGCTGAAGGAGGATTTTGTTGCGGAGGTCGATCTTGCCTCGCGCTGGCTGGGCGGCAGCGTGCTCGCCGCGAGCGACGAATCCTTCGGTGAGAAGGAGAGCCTGCTCACGCCGACGCCCTCGGCTTTCGTCCCGGGCAATTACGGACCGCGCGGCGAGATCGTCGACGGCTGGGAGACGAAGCGGCGGCGCGAGCCCGGCCACGATTGGGCGCTGATCAGGCTGGGTGCGGCCGGCATCATCACCGGGATCGATGTCGATACGTCCTTCTTCACCGGCAATTTCCCGACCACGTGCCGCATTGAGGCCTGCGGCGTCGAGGGCTATCCAAGCCCGAAGGCGTTGCAGTCGGCCGACACCGAATGGATCGAGATCGTGCCGCGCTCGCCGGTCAAGGGCGACGCGCACAACCGCTTCGACGTCTCCGACCGCCGCCGCTTCACCCATGTGCGTATCTCCGCCTTTCCGGACGGCGGCATCGCCAGGCTGCGCGTCTACGGCCATGTGGTGCCGGACCCGCGTGTCTTCGACGGGCTTACCGTCGACCTTGCCAACCAGGACCATGGCGGCCAGGTGGTGACGAGCAGCGACGGTTTCTACACCTCGGCCGCGATGCTTAACCGCCCCGACAAGGCACGCAACATGGGCGACGGTTGGGAAACGCGCCGCCGTCGCGACGACGGCAACGACCATGCCGTCATACGTTTGGCGCTGCCGGGGCATGTCAGGCTGGTCGAGATCGACACAGCGCATTTCAAATACAACGCCTCCGCCGAGGTGGCGCTCTCCGGTGCGGGAGAGGCGCTGCCCGGCGGCGACGATGGCTGGCGGCCGTTGCTTTCCCGCCGGCCTCTGCAGCCGGACACGCGCCATGTTTTTCGCGTGGCGCAAACGAGGGAGCGAGTTTCCTACATCCGGCTCGACGCCTACCCCGATGGCGGCATCTCGCGGGTGAGATTGTGGGGCAAGGTCGACCCCGCCGCGCGTCTCACATCTGGTTATCGCTGGTTCAACACGCTGCCGACAGGGCAGGCTAGGCAGGTGCTTGCGGAGCAGGGTGTCTCTGGCGACCTCGCGGAACAGTTGATCGCTGCACGACCACTCACCGAGGAGATCAGGGTTTCCTTTCACAGCGCGGATCTAGCCGGCCTGTGGACGATGCTAGAGGGACGATTCGATGAGAGATGACCGGGTCGTCGGTGGCTTTAAGGCGCTGCGGCGACTGATGTTCGCAGCAATGCAGTTTCGTTTCGGGCAATTCGCAAAGCGCGGGTAGTTGCGGTCCGTTCCGTATTCCGACTGGGTGTCGCAGAAATTTCGTACCTTCTGCATAGCGACTTCGGTCGAATTGCGCGGGTACATGAGGGACGCTGGGTACCCCATGTGCAGTGGTGCAAACTTGATCGAAGTTTTTCTGGGGGTTCGACTCGGTAGAGCGCTACCGCCAATACAGCGCCGTTGTCGAAATCGTCTGCTAGCTAGCGGAACCTTCGCGGTGAGATGGTTACTCATGCCGTGCGGCGGCCGGCGAACGATGAAGTGGGCAATTCGTTTTCGCTGTGGCCTGTCTTGAGATTCAGCCTCGCTGGGGGACGGCTGCATGCGGGCCGCAACGCGACCACCATCCCCTCTGAGTGCTTTCAGCAGGATGTCACGGTTGATATGTGACGGTGAGAACCCCCCTCCGGGGTACGGCGATCGTGCTGGTTTCGAGTTGGGGCCAGATCCACAAGCCGGGGAGATGACCCTCCGAGACAGGACGTCAGCTTCCGAACTTAAATGTTCTACTCCGGACCGCAGAAGCTCACGCGCCTCGCTAGTTTTGGGGACGCCAGCGCCGCCGTCTTGGCGCCGAAGCCGGCGCTCTGCATTCGTCGTGCGACCAACGTTCACGCAATCGTGTACATTGTGCTCCTGTGAATCCGATAGGCTGCACACGATCCACCCCCGGATCATCTGGGCGACGAGGTCCCACCTTTGTGCCCTGACAAAGACCCCGCTGGCCCCGGCCGGCGGGGACTTATGCTTTATTTCCCAGTATTACCAGTTAAAATTCTATATACTTCTACCATCCGCGTTGGAGCCTGTCCGGTATTATGAACGGCAGTATTGCGGCCGTCATTTTTCGCCTTTATTATTAGACCTCAGTTAATTAGGTCCTCGGCATGTATGATCGCTCGTCCAATAGGATTGTCGCCGAGCTGCCGGGAGGCCTCGACGCACGATTCTGCGAAGTGATGAACACGGCACCGGTCATGATCTGGGTGTCCGGCCAAGACAGGCTCTGCAGTTGGTTCAACCGTCCCTGGCTCACATTCACAGGCCGCAGTATTGAGCAGGAGCTAGGGATCGGTTGGACGGAAGGAGTGCACCAAGACGACTTAGGTCGTTGCCTGCATATCTACACCAGCCACTTCGATGATCGGAAAGAATTCCGAATGGAGTATCGCCTCCAGCGATATGACGGCGTCTACCGCTGGATCGACGATACCGGAATTCCCCGCTACGATCGGCAGGGTACGTTTCAGGGGTATATCGGCTCCTGCGTCGACATCCAGGAACGACGGCAGGCGCTAGGCGAAATGCGCGTTCACCTGCTTGAGGTCGCTGACTTGAACCGCAGTGCTGACGCTGCGATGCTATCTGCTGCAATTTCGCACGAACTGAACCAACCCTTGGCTGCGATCATGGCCAACGCCGAGGCTGCGGGGATACTCCTCGAGGCAAGCCAACCTGATCTGGATCAGGTCAAAGAAATCCTTTCCGACATTCGCCGGGACGATAAGCGTGCAGCGGACGTGATCAGCCATATGCGGCGGTTCCTCAAAAAGAATGATATTGGATTTCATGACATCGACTTGAACGAAACTGTGCACGTGGTGCGCGAAATTCTCGGGCCCTACGCGACGGCCAAAGCTGTTGTGTTGAGTGTCGCCTGGGAGGTGGGTCCGTTGACAGTCCGTGCTGATCCAATTCAGCTGCAGCAAGTCGTCTTGAATCTGGCTCTGAACGGCGTGGAAGCAATCGGCGGATCTCCTTTTCGCGCGTCAACACTTACAATCCTGACAACCCGCGTCGACGCACACACAGCTGAAATCTCCGTCGCGGATTCCGGCATCGGCATTCCGGCTGACAGACTGGAACTTATTTTCGAGCCATTCTTCACGACCAAAAAAGAGGGGACGGGCCTGGGACTGTCCATCGCCCGCGCGATCGTGGAAAATCATGGAGGGAAGATATGGGCCGAGAATTTGCAGGAGGGGGGAGCGATGTTTCGCTTAACCCTTCCGTTGGCCACCGCACCACCGGGGTAGCCGCCCGGCCACCGGCCGTCATCCATGTTGTCGATGACGACGCGTACTTCCGCACTGCTGTCGGCCGTCTGCTTCAAGCCTTCGGGCTGGAGGCCGCTCTTTACGAGTCGGGGACACAATTTTTGGAGCGGCTGCCTAGGGATGCACGGGGCTGCATTCTGCTTGACGTCGAAATGCCTGGTCTGGACGGGCTGGAACTTCAAGATCGGATTGCAAAGGGAGGATGCATGCTCCCGATACTCTTTTTGACCGCCCACGGTGACATTCCGATGAGTGTGCGGGCAACCAAGGCAGGCGCAGAGGACTTCCTGCTAAAGCCTATCTCAAAAGAACCGCTTGTGGCAGCCATCCGGCGGGCGCTTCGGCGATGCGAGGCGGAACAGGAGCATCATGATAAACTCGGCGCGTTACGGCGACTTGTCGATACTTTGACGCCCAGGGAAAAGGCGGTCTTCGCGCTGGTCATTCGCGGCAAGCTCAACAAACAGATTGCGTTTGAGATGCGCACTTCGGTGCGTACCGTGAAGGCGCATCGCCATGAAGTCATGTTCAAGCTTCAGGTCCGATCGGTTGCAGAGTTGGTTGCGTCCGCCGGCACCTTGGCTGCCGCCGGCATTACCGTTGGTTCTGGCGACTGGTTCACGCCTGACTTGAAGCAGAAGTTCGCACCCATGATGCTATAGCCGACCTGCACACGTGCAGCAGAGGTCTCAGTCAAATTCGGCCCCCAGGTACAATATCGGAGCGGCTGACCGGGCCTTAAGGTTTGATGGGTAATACATCTGCCGCCGAACTCTCGTCCCTCGCGGCGCGCGCTTCAAGGAACGGGTGGGTGCAAGCAAAGCCGTTGATCGTGGCCGTTGTCGACGATGATCCCAGTTTGTTGAAGGGTATACAACGCTTGTTGAGCGCCCAGGGAATTGCTTCGGAGGTCTTCGCTTCCGCTGAAGCATTCCTGTCCAGTTCAGCTGCAAGCCGTGTAGCATGTCTGGTTCTCGACATACAGCTGGGAGCAATGAATGGTTTCGAACTCCAACGCCAACTGGCAGACTCAGGATCGAAGATCCCGATCATATTCATGACGGCGTTCGACAACGAGGCCACGCACTTGCTGGCAGTCGAGGCCGGCTGCACGGCTTACCTCCACAAACCGTTCTCGGCACGCCTGTTTTTTGACGCGATTGAAAGGGCCGTAGCGAATTCCGGGTAGGTTTTCGGTTACGCCCGCAACGCCATTGCCCTCAAGGACAATTGTTGAAGGACATGTTGCGCGTCAGAGTCGATACGAACCGATATGGATAGGTGGGCAGCATCGATCATCAAGCGGGGCAGAGGGAACCTTCGACCGTTCGGCATGCGGCTAACAAGTTGCATTGAAGAGACCGCTGCAACGGCGTGGGCCATCGTTTCCAAGAGAATGCGGTAGAGGATACGACGATGGTCAGACTCATGACGTACATTTCGGTCGCTCTTGCGTTTCTTGTGCCGGAATTGGTCAACGACAACACGGCCGAGTTGATGCGGGGCAAGTTTCTGCCTGAGACCCAGGCAGCCGCCCTCTCAGTGCGCACGCTTCCGCGAGGATGCAAGAGCCTGCATATCAACGGCGCCCACTACTATCATTGCGGATCCGTCTATTTCCGACGGGTTCCCAGCCACTACGTGCAGGTGACCGCACCGCATGTTCATCGCCATGGCCATTAGGCTGTCCGTTACCGGTTCTTGGCGCACGCGACTAAAGGCATGATCAAATCGTTCGAAGGGAACTTGCCATGACCTATCAAGAACAACTCGCGACGGATCCAGACTCACGAGGGTGGCGCTTCAAGTGTGGTGTCGCCCTGTTCGGATTGTTGATCTTTCTGGCGCTGATGATTCCTGTCACCGCCTTTTCTGGAATGGAAGCAGGAAAGATCGCGGCTATAACCGGTGCCATCTTCGTCTTCAACAAAGTCCTGATGGTGTTGATCGTTGCCGTCATGGGCAAAGCGGGTTTCCAGGAACTCAAGCAATCTCTCGGTGCATATCTGCCAAAGCTGCCAGCGGACGAAATCGTCAGTCCGTTGCGTCACTATATCGGGCTCCTCATGTTCTGCGTGCCGATCATCACGGGGTGGCTGGCGCCGTACCTCGACCACCTCTGGCCGGGCCTGAGACCGGACAGGATCGAATTTCGCGCGTTTGGCGACATCATGATGGTTGTCAGCATTTTCGTATTGGGCGGCGGCTTTTGGGACAAGGTCCGCGCGCTCTTCGTACGCACTGCGCGGGTGTCATACGCCGCGACCGGGGGAGCCAATCTATGAAACTCAAAGACAAGGTAGCGCTGATTACAGGCACGGCCGCACCGAAGGGCCTGGGCAAAGCGATCGCGGTGGCCATGGCCCGGGAAGGGGCGAAGATTGCCGTATGCGACATCAACGAGGAGGGTGTCATCCAGAGCGCCAAGGACATCGAGGCCACGGGAGCGCAAGCGCTTGGCCTTCGCTGCGATGTGTCTGACGTGGAAAGTGTCCGCGAAACATTCTCAAAAGTCATCGACCGCTACGGCACGTTGGACATTCTGGTGAACAATGCCGCGCTCATCCCCACAAAGCCTGCAGATACAGACCGACGTAATCGGCACTATGCTTACATGACGACTCCTATACCGCGGCAGTCCATCGGCATCACCAGCAGCCTAACCGACGATGACTGGCTTCGATGGTGGGGAGTTAACGTGCATGGCGTGTTCTACTGCACGCGTGAGGCCTTGAAAATAATGGAACCAGCGAAATACGGACGCATCGTAAATATCGCGTCCACTGGCGGCATCTCCGTAATGAGCGGCCACAGTCCCGGATATAGTGCGAGCAAGGCTGCCGTCGTTTCTTTTACAAAAACTGTAGCGCAAGACGTTGCTGGCGCTGGAATTTTTGTGAATTGCATTGCTCCGGGAGGTATTCATACCGACGACTTCGAAGGATACCTTTCGGGCCTAACTGACGTGCAAAGAAATACATTGTGGCAGATAATGCCCGCCGGCCGGTTGGGAAAGCCAGAGGAGTATGCGGCTCTGGCCGTGCATCTTGCCTCGGACGAGACTTACTGTGTGGGTCAGATCATCAGTCCGAATGGTGGGCTGGTCTTCTAAGGCGAAGCTTAGCAGATGCGCCCGCCTATCCTCGTCACGGCATTCGTCGGAGCAGTGCATGGTCACCGATCACTCAAGGGCCGTCGGGCGAGCTGTCAGTCCGAACAATGGGAGCGTTGTATGAACCAACTGGGTTCTCCATCGATATGGTGCGGAAGGGCAGTTTGTTGAGTTCCAATCTCTCACCCGTGGCAACGTTTGTCTCGGTCGCAAGGCCGCGAAGTCCGATGGCTAGGTCCATCGTCTTGGTTTTGACCATCAAGCTGGTCGGCATCCTGTGTATGAAGGCTTTCTTGTTTCCTGACAGCGCGAAGCCTCTCGTCGATGCATCGGCGATCGAGCGTTTGCTAGGTCCCCAACAGCCCGTGCCGGGACAGGAAATGGACAAGGCCAATGCTCGAATTTGATCCTGTCAGCCTTGCGCGACTGCAATTCGCCGTCACCGCTCTCTATCACTTTCTCTTCGTCCCGCTGACGCTGGGCCTCTCGTTTCTCCTTGCCATCATGGAGAGCGCATACGTCATGACTGGCCGGGAAATCTGGCGCGACATGACGAAGTTCTGGGGCAAACTGTTCGGCATCAATTTCGCCATGGGTGTCGCCACCGGCATCACCATGGAATTTCAGTTCGGCACCAATTGGGCGTATTTCTCCCACTATGTCGGCGACATATTCGGCGCACCACTCGCGATCGAGGGCCTCATGGCCTTCTTTCTCGAGGGTACCCTGGTCGGCCTGTTCTTCTTCGGCTGGGATAAGTTACCCAAACTCGGTCATCTTCTGGTGACATGGCTGGTCGCGCTTGGCGCAAACCTCTCCGCTCTATGGATCCTGATCGCCAACGGCTGGATGCAATACCCGGTTGGCGCGGTGTTCAATCCTGAAACCATGCGGATGGAACTCACCTCCTTCTGGGACCTCGTCTTCAATCCTGTCGCGCAGGCAAAGTTTGTCCATACGGTGGCCGCGGGTTACGTCACCGGGTCGATGTTCGTCATTTCCATATCCGCGTACTATCTGCTCTCCGGCCGCTTCCATGCATTCGCAAAGCGATCGATCATCGTGGCATCAGCGTTCGGGCTGGCAACCGCACTTTGTGTGGTCGTCATGGGTGACGAGAGCGGCTATTCTCTCGGCGATAACCAGAAGATGAAACTCGCGGCCCTCGAAGGCATGTGGAAAACGGAACCGGCGCCCGCCGGCTTGATAATCTTCGGGATCCCCAACGCCGCCGAGCGGGAGGTCAAGTACAGCATCAAGATCCCGTGGCTGCTCGGCATCATGGCAACGCGTTCGTTCAATACACAGCTGCCTGGGATCGACGATCTGATCGTGCGGGAGGAAGAGCGAATACGCAGTGGGCTGATTGCTTATGATGCACTGCAGCGGTTCAAGGCCAACAGGGACGACAGCCAAGCGACAGCCCTGCTTCGAGAGCATGCGCAGGATCTAGGGTATGCATTGCTCCTGAAGCGCTACGTCGCGGACCCGCGTACAGCCGATTCCGCAACCATTGCCAGGGCCGCCGCTGACACCGTTCCGCCCGTCGCCGCACTCTTCTGGAGTTTCCGTGTGATGGTGGGACTTGGTCTCTACTTCATCGCGTTATTCGCATTCGTTTTCTGGGACGCGGCGAACCGGAATTTTTCGCGCCCATGGTTGCTGCGCCTGATGCTCTGGTCCCTGCCGCTGCCATGGATTGCGGCGGAACTCGGTTGGGTGGTCGCGGAATATGGTCGTCAACCTTGGGCTATCGACGGGGTTTTGCCGACATTTCTTGCCGTCTCCTCGGTATCGTCTACGCAAATCCTGTTCAGCCTAACAGGTTTCGTTCTGTTC is drawn from Mesorhizobium sp. B1-1-8 and contains these coding sequences:
- a CDS encoding aspartate/glutamate racemase family protein, giving the protein MKILVVNVNTSQSMSDVIDAAAKTAASAGTDIVTLTPFFGPEAVDCNFESYISAVAVMDRVLAYDEPFDAVVMAGFGEHGRDGLQELIEQPVIEICEASAHMAMMIGRSYSVVTTLQRSVPPIEDRLRLSGLADRCASVRANGMTTLEVDQDPAGAMRSIVEEARKAVAQDHAEVICLGCAGMAGLEEAITTELGVPVVDGVAAAVRLAEAVVGLGLKTSKVSTYAKPDAKRIDGWPLSEALGLRPRSSGLALRAGGRR
- a CDS encoding response regulator transcription factor is translated as MHVVDDDAYFRTAVGRLLQAFGLEAALYESGTQFLERLPRDARGCILLDVEMPGLDGLELQDRIAKGGCMLPILFLTAHGDIPMSVRATKAGAEDFLLKPISKEPLVAAIRRALRRCEAEQEHHDKLGALRRLVDTLTPREKAVFALVIRGKLNKQIAFEMRTSVRTVKAHRHEVMFKLQVRSVAELVASAGTLAAAGITVGSGDWFTPDLKQKFAPMML
- a CDS encoding SDR family NAD(P)-dependent oxidoreductase, which translates into the protein MKLKDKVALITGTAAPKGLGKAIAVAMAREGAKIAVCDINEEGVIQSAKDIEATGAQALGLRCDVSDVESVRETFSKVIDRYGTLDILVNNAALIPTKPADTDRRNRHYAYMTTPIPRQSIGITSSLTDDDWLRWWGVNVHGVFYCTREALKIMEPAKYGRIVNIASTGGISVMSGHSPGYSASKAAVVSFTKTVAQDVAGAGIFVNCIAPGGIHTDDFEGYLSGLTDVQRNTLWQIMPAGRLGKPEEYAALAVHLASDETYCVGQIISPNGGLVF
- the alc gene encoding allantoicase; protein product: MNMIEKGSAHDAYAMPELKEDFVAEVDLASRWLGGSVLAASDESFGEKESLLTPTPSAFVPGNYGPRGEIVDGWETKRRREPGHDWALIRLGAAGIITGIDVDTSFFTGNFPTTCRIEACGVEGYPSPKALQSADTEWIEIVPRSPVKGDAHNRFDVSDRRRFTHVRISAFPDGGIARLRVYGHVVPDPRVFDGLTVDLANQDHGGQVVTSSDGFYTSAAMLNRPDKARNMGDGWETRRRRDDGNDHAVIRLALPGHVRLVEIDTAHFKYNASAEVALSGAGEALPGGDDGWRPLLSRRPLQPDTRHVFRVAQTRERVSYIRLDAYPDGGISRVRLWGKVDPAARLTSGYRWFNTLPTGQARQVLAEQGVSGDLAEQLIAARPLTEEIRVSFHSADLAGLWTMLEGRFDER
- a CDS encoding transporter suffix domain-containing protein translates to MTYQEQLATDPDSRGWRFKCGVALFGLLIFLALMIPVTAFSGMEAGKIAAITGAIFVFNKVLMVLIVAVMGKAGFQELKQSLGAYLPKLPADEIVSPLRHYIGLLMFCVPIITGWLAPYLDHLWPGLRPDRIEFRAFGDIMMVVSIFVLGGGFWDKVRALFVRTARVSYAATGGANL
- a CDS encoding PAS domain-containing sensor histidine kinase, whose amino-acid sequence is MYDRSSNRIVAELPGGLDARFCEVMNTAPVMIWVSGQDRLCSWFNRPWLTFTGRSIEQELGIGWTEGVHQDDLGRCLHIYTSHFDDRKEFRMEYRLQRYDGVYRWIDDTGIPRYDRQGTFQGYIGSCVDIQERRQALGEMRVHLLEVADLNRSADAAMLSAAISHELNQPLAAIMANAEAAGILLEASQPDLDQVKEILSDIRRDDKRAADVISHMRRFLKKNDIGFHDIDLNETVHVVREILGPYATAKAVVLSVAWEVGPLTVRADPIQLQQVVLNLALNGVEAIGGSPFRASTLTILTTRVDAHTAEISVADSGIGIPADRLELIFEPFFTTKKEGTGLGLSIARAIVENHGGKIWAENLQEGGAMFRLTLPLATAPPG
- a CDS encoding response regulator transcription factor; the encoded protein is MQAKPLIVAVVDDDPSLLKGIQRLLSAQGIASEVFASAEAFLSSSAASRVACLVLDIQLGAMNGFELQRQLADSGSKIPIIFMTAFDNEATHLLAVEAGCTAYLHKPFSARLFFDAIERAVANSG
- a CDS encoding cytochrome ubiquinol oxidase subunit I, coding for MLEFDPVSLARLQFAVTALYHFLFVPLTLGLSFLLAIMESAYVMTGREIWRDMTKFWGKLFGINFAMGVATGITMEFQFGTNWAYFSHYVGDIFGAPLAIEGLMAFFLEGTLVGLFFFGWDKLPKLGHLLVTWLVALGANLSALWILIANGWMQYPVGAVFNPETMRMELTSFWDLVFNPVAQAKFVHTVAAGYVTGSMFVISISAYYLLSGRFHAFAKRSIIVASAFGLATALCVVVMGDESGYSLGDNQKMKLAALEGMWKTEPAPAGLIIFGIPNAAEREVKYSIKIPWLLGIMATRSFNTQLPGIDDLIVREEERIRSGLIAYDALQRFKANRDDSQATALLREHAQDLGYALLLKRYVADPRTADSATIARAAADTVPPVAALFWSFRVMVGLGLYFIALFAFVFWDAANRNFSRPWLLRLMLWSLPLPWIAAELGWVVAEYGRQPWAIDGVLPTFLAVSSVSSTQILFSLTGFVLFYSLLLFVDVVLLRKYVRKGPIEVLGPRQSRTMPSLTPAE